One stretch of Chitinophaga pendula DNA includes these proteins:
- a CDS encoding thioredoxin family protein, whose product MMTRQIITNGIKGLLPALSLISISLRTQAQSDRIHTPAQKSDGKTAIHFVDDKWNAALEQARKTGRYILVDAYAVWCGPCKVLKQTTFTDKAAADFFNTQFINVAIDVEKGEGPALTARWKIKALPTLLIFDPQGKQVAESIGYIDAAKLIALGKKALSVNK is encoded by the coding sequence ATGATGACAAGGCAAATAATTACCAACGGGATAAAAGGTCTGCTACCCGCGCTGTCGCTCATAAGTATATCCCTGCGCACACAAGCCCAGTCAGATCGTATACATACCCCGGCACAAAAAAGTGATGGCAAAACAGCCATACATTTTGTCGATGATAAATGGAATGCCGCATTGGAACAAGCCCGGAAAACAGGCAGATATATCCTGGTAGATGCATATGCCGTCTGGTGCGGCCCTTGTAAAGTACTAAAACAAACCACCTTTACAGATAAGGCCGCCGCGGACTTTTTTAATACGCAATTTATTAACGTGGCCATAGATGTAGAAAAGGGGGAGGGGCCCGCACTCACTGCCCGGTGGAAGATAAAGGCCCTTCCTACCTTACTTATCTTCGATCCGCAAGGTAAACAGGTGGCAGAATCAATAGGATATATAGATGCCGCAAAACTCATCGCCTTAGGCAAAAAGGCATTGTCTGTTAATAAATAA
- a CDS encoding YHS domain-containing (seleno)protein: MKLMMSMLALLFSSYIASAQKAEIFSTDGKAIRGYDVVAFFQEGKAIKGTTQYTLTWKETEWLFASKEHLETFKANPEHYAPQYGGYCAYGVAEGHKAPTETDTWSIVNDKLYFNYNKKVKETWSKNQQNFINKANVQWKTVKDQQ, translated from the coding sequence ATGAAACTAATGATGTCAATGCTGGCGCTACTATTTAGCTCCTATATAGCTTCCGCCCAAAAAGCAGAGATATTTTCCACGGATGGAAAAGCAATCAGGGGATACGACGTAGTCGCCTTCTTTCAGGAAGGAAAAGCCATAAAAGGGACAACACAATACACCCTGACCTGGAAAGAAACAGAATGGCTTTTCGCTTCCAAAGAACACCTGGAAACATTCAAAGCCAATCCGGAACACTACGCACCGCAATATGGCGGATATTGCGCCTATGGCGTCGCTGAAGGACACAAAGCACCCACCGAAACAGATACCTGGAGCATTGTAAATGATAAACTGTACTTCAACTATAACAAAAAGGTCAAGGAAACTTGGAGTAAAAACCAACAGAACTTTATCAATAAAGCAAATGTACAGTGGAAAACAGTGAAAGACCAGCAATAA
- a CDS encoding CRISPR-associated helicase/endonuclease Cas3, producing MSNCFKTVRACLETLPALDSYLTAADKYYAHLPLPKTGGTTFAPEKLEEHIRLVNGYLQRLVDQHQLDIVIDTLIRDLAPGISVETGNHIKQLFVNVIVFHDFGKVNTAFQVKKMKNPCFPGRSVADSPIGTTHSSLGAFIYLARHLKDIHLRQKDRSLLLTCCYYLSYVIFKHHNSQLDNDSLHTVTFETLKARFASEAIEKVLSDYACLYHWEIPAALLKSIVYIKSTHISAVSTSFSSFSLYALCKLSFSLLTAADYLATHEYMHRQPIANMGILDKIRIEALYKSATTNEWLNEALAKRNYNKDIYTLLGKGYLFQNPRERNADNLNILRLEMAMTVIQRIRQYADQQLFYLEAPTGGGKSNLSFLATMELLKIHKAIYNKVFYVFPFTTLITQTFDSIKETLSLEDEEIIALHSKAGFAANNALGTEDDDYGADRLNYISHLFAQFPFSLLSHIRFFDILKTNEKESNYLLHRMANSIVVIDELQSYNPAHWDKIIYFIRQYARLFNIKFILMSATLPKLNQLSVIQDQVQDFVYLLPDAKALYFNNPNFSERVHFNFDLLQRKDLTLRELAEKVVAASRDYAQYDQGPDKPKGSVYTVVEFIHKQAATDFYKIVSSDRFFDVIFVLSGTILEHRRKEIIHYLKDKNNRHKKILLITTQVVEAGVDIDMDIGFKDRSIIDSDEQLAGRINRNAKKHHCVLYLFSYSKASVTYGKDKRFELTREKINIEEYKRILQQKDFDVLYNHVFDARNDWNTKAMAAGFADYERSIKQLQFKSVHKDFQLIAQQQISCFVPVNIPLSTNSGAYNTFSESELKFLKQHHVYPDQNNTISGADIFDLYIASIHHRIDFTQQQIRQKILQGLLSKYIFSIFHTPEMLLKLVHFSDMEKSAYGYQYLSRWIDIYSVEKGLDACQLGDPSNTQFL from the coding sequence ATGTCCAATTGTTTTAAAACTGTCCGCGCGTGTCTGGAGACTTTGCCGGCTTTAGATAGTTATTTAACTGCTGCAGATAAATATTATGCCCACCTGCCGTTACCCAAGACCGGTGGGACTACCTTTGCGCCAGAGAAACTGGAAGAACATATCCGGCTGGTTAACGGGTATTTGCAACGACTGGTGGACCAACACCAGCTCGATATAGTTATAGACACCCTTATAAGAGATCTGGCGCCAGGCATTTCCGTTGAGACAGGGAATCATATCAAGCAGCTTTTTGTGAATGTTATTGTATTTCATGACTTTGGCAAGGTGAATACGGCATTCCAGGTTAAGAAAATGAAAAATCCCTGCTTTCCAGGCAGATCGGTAGCAGACAGTCCTATTGGCACCACTCATTCATCATTGGGAGCGTTCATCTATCTTGCCAGACATTTAAAAGATATCCATCTGCGGCAGAAAGATCGGTCATTACTGCTTACCTGTTGTTACTATCTCTCCTATGTTATATTCAAACATCACAATAGCCAGCTGGACAATGACAGTTTGCATACCGTGACCTTTGAAACGCTGAAGGCCCGTTTTGCAAGCGAAGCCATTGAAAAAGTGCTATCTGACTATGCCTGTCTCTATCATTGGGAGATCCCGGCAGCACTACTTAAGTCGATTGTCTATATCAAAAGTACCCATATATCGGCTGTTAGTACTTCTTTTAGCTCTTTTTCGCTCTATGCACTATGCAAACTCAGTTTTTCGCTGCTAACAGCAGCGGATTACCTGGCTACGCATGAATATATGCATCGTCAGCCGATTGCTAATATGGGTATATTAGATAAAATCAGAATAGAAGCGTTATATAAGTCTGCTACTACCAACGAGTGGCTCAACGAAGCGCTGGCAAAACGTAATTACAACAAAGATATTTACACGCTATTGGGGAAGGGCTATCTCTTTCAAAACCCCAGGGAGCGCAATGCAGACAACCTGAATATACTCAGATTAGAAATGGCTATGACGGTGATCCAGCGTATACGCCAGTATGCCGATCAGCAACTATTCTATCTGGAAGCGCCTACCGGTGGTGGTAAAAGCAACTTGTCTTTCCTGGCGACAATGGAGTTGCTGAAAATACATAAGGCCATTTACAATAAGGTATTTTATGTATTTCCTTTTACGACGCTCATCACCCAGACTTTTGATAGTATCAAAGAAACCCTGAGCCTGGAGGATGAAGAAATTATAGCATTACATTCAAAAGCCGGTTTTGCTGCTAACAATGCTTTAGGTACGGAAGATGATGACTATGGAGCCGACCGGCTCAATTATATCAGCCACCTGTTTGCTCAATTTCCGTTTTCGCTGCTTTCTCATATACGATTCTTTGATATCCTGAAGACCAATGAGAAAGAAAGTAATTATCTATTACACCGTATGGCGAATTCGATCGTGGTAATAGATGAGTTACAGTCTTATAATCCGGCGCATTGGGATAAGATCATTTACTTTATACGTCAGTATGCACGGTTGTTTAATATTAAGTTCATCCTTATGTCGGCGACCTTGCCTAAACTGAATCAGCTATCCGTCATACAGGATCAGGTACAGGATTTTGTGTACTTACTGCCTGACGCGAAAGCACTTTATTTCAACAATCCCAACTTCTCTGAAAGGGTACATTTCAATTTTGACCTGCTCCAACGTAAAGACTTGACCCTAAGGGAGCTGGCAGAAAAAGTAGTCGCTGCCTCCCGGGATTACGCGCAGTATGATCAGGGACCAGATAAACCAAAAGGGAGTGTATATACCGTCGTTGAATTTATCCATAAGCAGGCAGCTACTGATTTTTATAAAATAGTTTCTTCCGATAGATTTTTTGACGTGATCTTTGTCCTGTCCGGTACTATACTGGAACATCGCCGCAAAGAGATCATCCATTACCTAAAAGACAAAAACAACCGGCATAAAAAGATCTTACTGATCACCACTCAGGTAGTAGAAGCGGGTGTAGATATCGACATGGATATTGGTTTCAAGGATCGCTCCATCATCGACTCAGATGAACAACTGGCGGGGCGTATTAACCGAAATGCAAAAAAACACCACTGTGTGTTGTACCTATTCAGCTATAGCAAGGCCTCTGTTACCTATGGGAAAGATAAACGGTTTGAGCTCACCCGAGAAAAGATAAACATAGAGGAGTACAAAAGAATCTTACAACAAAAAGACTTCGACGTACTGTACAATCATGTATTCGACGCCCGCAACGATTGGAATACAAAAGCAATGGCTGCAGGATTTGCAGATTACGAGCGTAGCATTAAACAACTCCAGTTCAAATCTGTACATAAAGATTTCCAACTGATCGCGCAACAGCAAATCAGTTGTTTTGTACCTGTTAATATTCCATTATCAACGAATAGTGGTGCCTATAATACGTTTAGTGAGTCCGAGTTAAAGTTCCTTAAGCAACATCATGTGTATCCAGATCAAAATAACACCATCTCCGGGGCGGACATCTTCGATCTTTATATTGCCTCTATACACCACCGAATTGATTTCACCCAACAGCAGATCAGGCAGAAGATCTTACAAGGTCTCTTATCCAAGTATATATTTTCGATTTTTCATACCCCGGAGATGCTGTTGAAGCTAGTACACTTCTCAGACATGGAAAAGTCTGCATATGGGTACCAGTACCTATCGAGGTGGATTGACATCTACTCGGTAGAAAAAGGATTGGATGCTTGTCAATTAGGAGACCCTTCGAACACTCAATTTTTGTAG
- a CDS encoding AraC family transcriptional regulator, which translates to MDFEIRYITPDIKLSEFKGEVYKAEAAFQHHILIWYILGESKIIQGDKSFTLGTGSIFLIPRNHVATFINYAKEGQNHKAVVMHLEPERLKQYYQENPPVAVRNPIKGIVSFEKHPLLESCLASLIPYFDIPGTFPENIASMKINEAITILRTIHPDIDSILADFEEPGKIDLAGYMEQHYMVNLPLERFGYLTGRSLSTFHRDFRKIYNTTPQRWLTKKRLSLAHYHLQEKKKRPSDVYLEVGFEDLSHFSFAFKKQFGYSPAELSTRARSAGM; encoded by the coding sequence ATGGATTTCGAAATACGATATATAACACCCGATATCAAGCTGTCCGAATTCAAAGGAGAAGTATATAAAGCGGAAGCGGCTTTTCAGCACCATATCCTGATATGGTACATATTGGGAGAGTCGAAGATCATACAGGGAGATAAGAGTTTTACACTGGGAACAGGGTCCATATTTCTGATCCCCAGGAATCACGTGGCGACATTCATCAACTATGCAAAAGAAGGACAAAACCACAAAGCCGTGGTGATGCACCTGGAGCCGGAACGGCTGAAACAATATTACCAAGAGAACCCACCGGTGGCAGTCAGAAATCCCATAAAAGGCATTGTCAGCTTTGAAAAACATCCGCTGCTGGAAAGTTGCCTGGCCTCATTGATCCCATATTTCGATATACCAGGTACCTTCCCGGAAAACATCGCCTCGATGAAGATCAACGAAGCGATCACCATACTGCGTACCATACACCCAGATATCGACAGCATACTGGCCGATTTCGAAGAGCCGGGTAAGATAGACCTCGCAGGATATATGGAACAGCACTACATGGTCAATCTACCTCTCGAACGTTTCGGCTACCTCACCGGTAGAAGTCTCTCTACCTTCCACCGCGACTTCCGAAAGATCTACAACACCACACCCCAGCGCTGGCTGACAAAAAAAAGATTATCACTGGCACACTATCACCTGCAGGAAAAGAAAAAACGCCCTTCAGATGTATACCTCGAAGTAGGATTCGAAGACCTGTCGCATTTCTCTTTCGCCTTCAAAAAACAATTCGGCTATTCCCCTGCAGAACTATCTACCCGCGCCCGATCGGCCGGTATGTAA
- a CDS encoding YHS domain-containing (seleno)protein, translating to MKKSFIGFLSSLLLVAMSAMAQQKPRLNVSKTGLAIEGYDPVAYFTENKAIEGKKSLSTTYQGITYRFSSAGNKAVFAAHPEQYQPQYGGWCAYAMGAKGEKVEIDPETFKIINGKLYLFYNKFLNNTLKTWNKDETRLKAAADQNWTKVSQ from the coding sequence ATGAAAAAGTCTTTTATTGGCTTCCTCTCTTCACTACTCCTGGTGGCCATGTCCGCAATGGCACAGCAAAAGCCCCGGTTAAATGTCAGTAAAACCGGATTGGCAATAGAAGGATACGACCCGGTAGCATATTTCACAGAGAATAAAGCGATAGAAGGAAAAAAAAGCCTCAGCACTACCTACCAGGGAATCACCTACCGCTTCTCCTCCGCTGGCAATAAAGCAGTATTTGCAGCTCATCCGGAGCAATATCAGCCCCAGTATGGCGGATGGTGCGCCTACGCAATGGGCGCCAAAGGAGAAAAAGTAGAGATAGATCCGGAAACATTTAAGATCATAAACGGAAAACTATACCTCTTCTATAACAAGTTCCTGAACAATACACTCAAAACCTGGAATAAAGACGAAACTCGCCTGAAAGCAGCAGCAGATCAGAACTGGACGAAAGTGTCCCAGTAA
- the cas5b gene encoding type I-B CRISPR-associated protein Cas5b, which yields MKLVSFDLKADFAFFRKPDTNNTINLSYNIIHKPALLGILGAILGLEGYREKGKLPAYYEILKDIKVGIEPLQHDKGNYSKTVIKYTNTVGYANGGANFLTEELTLLAPAYRIYLLLDVNIEAHMQLDQYLKQGYAEYLPYFGKNEHTAWWEATSYCDYRFGHDVADPEEVYIRSIFQKQQVLKDNSEAPFPDLFNVQAIEDPFLYFERLPLGFDLTLLQYKMGDFAYSNYRIKNAHQLENLVFLEALNTYVQLF from the coding sequence ATGAAGCTAGTCTCTTTCGACCTTAAAGCAGACTTTGCCTTTTTCCGGAAGCCGGACACCAATAATACCATTAACCTCTCTTATAATATTATCCACAAACCCGCTTTACTGGGGATATTGGGGGCTATACTAGGCCTGGAAGGCTATCGTGAAAAGGGGAAACTCCCGGCATACTATGAGATACTTAAGGACATTAAAGTTGGTATTGAACCATTACAACACGATAAGGGCAACTACAGCAAAACAGTTATTAAATATACCAATACCGTGGGCTATGCTAATGGCGGTGCTAACTTTTTGACGGAAGAGCTTACACTGCTTGCGCCGGCATATCGCATCTACCTTTTGCTAGATGTGAATATTGAAGCGCATATGCAGCTGGATCAATATTTAAAACAGGGGTATGCGGAGTATCTACCCTACTTTGGGAAAAATGAACATACTGCCTGGTGGGAAGCAACCAGCTATTGTGACTATCGATTTGGTCATGATGTGGCTGATCCGGAGGAAGTATATATCCGAAGTATCTTTCAAAAACAGCAGGTATTGAAAGATAATAGCGAAGCGCCTTTTCCTGATCTATTTAATGTTCAGGCAATAGAAGATCCCTTCCTCTATTTTGAACGGTTGCCATTGGGTTTTGATCTTACCCTGCTGCAATATAAGATGGGGGATTTCGCTTATTCTAACTATCGGATAAAAAATGCTCATCAACTGGAGAACCTGGTGTTTCTCGAAGCCTTAAATACTTATGTCCAATTGTTTTAA
- the cas6 gene encoding CRISPR-associated endoribonuclease Cas6 has product MSPIIPINYPYPLSAAIYKILSKGDAAYSDFLHGQGYGKGFKLFSFSQINCSFSIIGDRMHILKPDISIYIAFHLPLAAEHFIKGLFQSSEIDIADRQSKASFIVSAVARIPEPLQHHAEQEIVQIVAKPLSPVVAGLPDRMGYYDFLSPDSNDFAGNIVHNWRNKIASCYDADTARDALLIVSTSNGYQTPQCRLITIKAGTPAETKIKGWMQFGLRITAERRFLDILLHAGIGLYNAQGMGMITVNKPFPYERQKKSA; this is encoded by the coding sequence ATGAGCCCCATAATACCGATCAACTATCCGTATCCTTTATCGGCGGCTATTTATAAGATATTATCGAAGGGGGACGCTGCGTACAGTGATTTTTTACATGGACAAGGGTATGGTAAGGGTTTCAAGCTATTCTCTTTTTCACAGATCAATTGTTCATTTAGCATCATTGGAGACAGAATGCATATACTTAAACCGGACATATCTATATATATCGCTTTTCACCTGCCTTTGGCGGCGGAGCACTTTATCAAGGGGCTTTTCCAGTCCTCGGAGATAGATATTGCGGACAGACAATCTAAGGCCTCCTTCATTGTGAGTGCTGTAGCGCGGATACCGGAGCCTCTGCAGCATCATGCAGAACAGGAAATTGTGCAAATAGTGGCGAAGCCGCTTTCTCCTGTTGTGGCAGGGCTTCCGGATCGGATGGGGTATTATGATTTCCTGTCTCCAGATAGTAATGATTTTGCAGGTAACATAGTGCATAACTGGCGAAATAAAATAGCTTCCTGTTATGATGCGGATACTGCCCGGGATGCGCTGTTGATTGTCAGTACATCCAATGGCTACCAAACACCACAGTGTCGGTTGATTACAATTAAAGCAGGGACACCTGCGGAGACGAAAATAAAAGGCTGGATGCAATTCGGGCTAAGGATAACGGCAGAGCGCCGCTTTTTGGATATTCTTTTGCATGCCGGCATCGGGCTGTATAATGCACAAGGCATGGGTATGATCACCGTGAACAAGCCCTTTCCCTATGAACGACAAAAAAAATCAGCATGA
- the cas1b gene encoding type I-B CRISPR-associated endonuclease Cas1b, with the protein MKKSYYLFNPGRMSRKDNTLQFIPVDAAGIEGTPKYIPVESVANLYAFGALDANSSMYNFLGKEQISVHFFDYHEHYTGSFMPKDYLLSGKVLIAQTQHYTHQKKRLLLAQKFVSGATGNMLKNLKYYHNRDKDTSIQIDRIEDLSSQIWETDSIEMLMGIEGNIRITYYSSFDTIINDFEMGIRSKQPPSNEVNALISFINSLCYTLCLDAIYHTQLHPTISFLHQPGFRRYSLALDLAEIFKPILSDRLIFTLLNKKIVTKGDFDIQLNSCLLKESGRKKVVKSWDERLSETIMHRSLKRNVSYKHLVKLECYKLVKHILDMEGYQPFKAWW; encoded by the coding sequence ATGAAAAAAAGCTATTACCTTTTCAATCCCGGCCGTATGAGCCGAAAGGATAATACACTGCAATTTATTCCGGTGGATGCAGCTGGCATAGAAGGTACCCCGAAGTATATTCCGGTAGAAAGTGTCGCCAATCTATATGCATTCGGGGCGTTGGATGCAAATAGCAGTATGTATAATTTCCTCGGAAAAGAGCAAATCTCTGTACACTTTTTTGATTACCATGAGCACTATACAGGCAGTTTCATGCCTAAAGACTATCTTCTTAGTGGGAAGGTATTAATCGCACAGACTCAGCACTACACTCATCAAAAGAAACGCCTACTACTGGCCCAAAAGTTTGTATCCGGTGCTACCGGCAATATGCTTAAAAACCTTAAATACTATCACAATCGCGATAAAGATACTTCCATACAGATCGATCGAATTGAAGATCTGTCATCACAAATATGGGAAACCGACAGCATCGAAATGTTAATGGGTATAGAGGGCAATATCCGGATCACCTATTACTCCTCGTTTGACACTATCATTAACGATTTTGAGATGGGCATCCGCAGCAAGCAACCTCCTTCCAATGAAGTCAATGCCCTGATATCGTTTATCAATAGCCTCTGTTATACGCTCTGCCTGGATGCTATATATCACACCCAACTGCATCCCACCATCAGTTTTCTTCATCAGCCTGGATTCCGCCGATATTCACTGGCATTAGACCTGGCTGAAATATTCAAACCTATTTTATCCGACCGCCTTATATTCACCTTACTCAATAAGAAAATAGTTACCAAAGGTGACTTTGATATTCAATTAAATAGTTGTCTACTGAAAGAAAGCGGACGGAAAAAAGTAGTAAAATCCTGGGATGAACGTCTATCAGAGACTATCATGCACCGCTCCTTAAAAAGGAATGTCAGCTACAAACACCTGGTAAAACTTGAATGTTATAAGTTGGTCAAACATATTCTGGACATGGAAGGCTATCAACCATTTAAAGCCTGGTGGTAA
- a CDS encoding winged helix-turn-helix transcriptional regulator, which translates to MYTRKNPPTLTCGLDVTGELLYGKWKMRLLYFIHEGHLRPTQLQKKIPDASPRVLLMQLRELEQAQLVVKETYAQVPPKVEYRLTPLGASLIPVIETLGLWGDAHLEELREMLMGRE; encoded by the coding sequence ATGTACACCAGAAAGAATCCTCCTACTTTAACCTGTGGCCTGGATGTCACCGGAGAGCTGCTTTACGGCAAGTGGAAAATGCGGCTGTTGTATTTCATACACGAAGGGCATCTGCGGCCAACGCAGCTGCAGAAGAAGATACCTGATGCATCGCCGCGGGTGCTGCTAATGCAATTACGCGAGCTGGAGCAGGCGCAGCTGGTCGTCAAGGAGACTTATGCACAAGTGCCACCGAAGGTGGAATACCGGCTGACTCCACTGGGGGCTTCGCTTATACCTGTGATAGAGACACTCGGCCTATGGGGAGATGCCCACCTGGAAGAACTAAGGGAGATGTTGATGGGGAGAGAGTAG
- a CDS encoding type I CRISPR-associated protein Cas7 has product MFSNRVYGAAIIKSINSNYNADFSGRPRMLPNATAYATDKALKYAIRNYWKDVLGEKIFYFKSLSEEMTPRSLQETYNLHFGEYKAKGKAQDAQLRLEVLGSILQCLDVRLFGATYAEKPNISIHGTCQITHGVNRFPESVIYSEQIMSPFRNSSEASADNAMTTLGSQSRLEEGHYVHHFSVNPKNIEEDSQRVGGGGLSSTDIDKLKEGLRKGATYYDSAAKAGTENELLLWVQLKPASKVVLPSFVTLIDVNKNKEIDLSKVSALLAEPHIKGDIERIEIYYDKSNTIVRSEPTGAIFSEL; this is encoded by the coding sequence ATGTTCAGTAATCGTGTATATGGCGCTGCCATTATAAAATCTATTAACTCCAACTACAACGCTGATTTTTCGGGTCGTCCGCGTATGCTACCTAATGCGACCGCATATGCAACAGATAAAGCGTTGAAATACGCTATCAGAAACTATTGGAAGGACGTATTGGGGGAAAAGATCTTTTACTTTAAGTCACTAAGTGAGGAGATGACTCCCCGTAGCTTGCAGGAGACTTACAACCTACACTTTGGGGAATACAAGGCGAAGGGCAAGGCACAAGATGCTCAACTACGGCTGGAGGTATTAGGTAGCATTCTCCAATGCCTGGATGTCAGGTTATTTGGAGCCACCTATGCAGAGAAACCCAATATCTCTATTCACGGTACCTGCCAGATCACGCACGGGGTGAACAGGTTTCCCGAGAGTGTGATTTATTCTGAGCAAATCATGTCGCCGTTTCGTAACTCCAGCGAAGCCAGTGCAGATAATGCTATGACGACACTAGGTAGTCAATCGCGGTTGGAGGAAGGGCATTATGTACATCACTTTTCTGTGAATCCGAAAAATATTGAAGAGGATAGTCAGCGAGTGGGTGGAGGTGGATTGTCCTCAACAGACATTGACAAACTGAAAGAAGGCCTCAGAAAGGGCGCTACTTATTATGACTCCGCCGCTAAGGCCGGCACCGAAAACGAGTTATTACTCTGGGTACAACTGAAACCAGCATCAAAGGTGGTGCTGCCATCATTTGTAACACTGATCGATGTCAATAAAAACAAAGAGATTGACCTTTCCAAGGTAAGTGCTTTGTTGGCCGAGCCTCATATAAAAGGGGATATTGAGCGGATAGAGATCTATTATGACAAATCCAACACCATTGTACGTAGCGAGCCAACAGGGGCTATATTCTCAGAACTGTAA
- the cas2 gene encoding CRISPR-associated endonuclease Cas2 — MYIILVYDIEQQRVGKMLKLCRRYLNWIQNSVFEGEITEVKLKELLATAKDIMNVHKDSIIIFSSRDEKWLEKQVIGIERNELDNIL; from the coding sequence ATGTATATTATACTTGTTTACGATATAGAACAACAACGTGTAGGAAAAATGCTCAAACTCTGCCGACGCTATCTCAACTGGATACAAAATAGCGTATTCGAAGGTGAAATAACCGAAGTAAAACTGAAAGAACTATTAGCAACAGCAAAAGATATCATGAACGTTCATAAAGACAGCATCATCATCTTCAGTAGCAGAGATGAAAAATGGCTGGAAAAGCAAGTCATAGGTATAGAGCGTAATGAACTTGACAACATACTCTAG
- a CDS encoding DoxX family protein, which translates to MNRSVNIKNGIMWVLRVIAAIIMLQTLFFKFTAAPESVYIFSKINMEPTGRIGIGIMELIAAILLLIPKYTRWGALLGIGLMSGALYFHITALGIVVMDDNGLLFSYALIVWTACIILSVMCSTEWTVIKNAQENATK; encoded by the coding sequence ATGAACAGATCTGTCAATATAAAGAACGGCATAATGTGGGTGTTAAGAGTAATAGCAGCAATAATCATGCTACAGACACTTTTCTTCAAATTTACCGCAGCCCCCGAATCCGTATACATCTTTTCAAAGATAAATATGGAACCCACAGGGCGTATTGGCATAGGCATCATGGAACTGATCGCTGCTATACTACTACTCATCCCTAAATATACCCGCTGGGGCGCATTGCTGGGAATAGGACTAATGAGCGGTGCATTATACTTTCATATCACAGCACTGGGAATCGTCGTAATGGATGATAATGGACTGCTCTTTAGCTATGCACTGATAGTATGGACAGCTTGCATCATATTGTCCGTGATGTGCAGCACTGAATGGACAGTGATAAAGAATGCGCAAGAAAATGCAACAAAATGA
- the cas4 gene encoding CRISPR-associated protein Cas4, whose translation MHINATLINLYHICARECWLHANGIRMEHTSDTVYDGKLLHEMSYPLRADRHTEISLTAEFSNEIVLTGKVDFYDSKARTIHETKRSNKTAAAHEWQCKFYIWLFALNGIDDVQAILEYPKSRERTNIFLSEADSVYLSNTVDEVYHLLRSDLCPPRLDEKICKHCSYHDLCYSGEDLSSY comes from the coding sequence ATGCATATTAATGCCACGCTCATTAATTTATATCATATCTGCGCGAGAGAATGTTGGCTGCATGCGAATGGTATCAGGATGGAACATACTTCAGATACTGTATATGATGGTAAGTTACTGCATGAAATGAGTTATCCACTAAGGGCTGACCGTCACACAGAAATATCACTTACTGCCGAGTTTTCCAACGAGATCGTACTTACCGGGAAAGTTGATTTTTATGACAGCAAAGCACGAACTATCCATGAAACCAAACGTAGTAACAAAACCGCTGCTGCTCATGAATGGCAATGTAAGTTCTATATCTGGCTATTTGCCTTAAATGGCATTGACGATGTACAGGCAATACTAGAGTATCCCAAATCGCGGGAGCGAACAAACATTTTTCTATCCGAGGCTGATAGTGTATATCTATCGAACACTGTTGATGAGGTTTATCATTTATTACGAAGCGATTTGTGTCCACCGAGATTAGATGAGAAAATATGTAAGCATTGTTCTTACCATGACCTTTGTTATTCAGGGGAAGATCTGTCATCCTACTAA